In a single window of the Chondrocystis sp. NIES-4102 genome:
- a CDS encoding membrane-associated zinc metalloprotease has translation MSVLAAISVVLLLIVVHEFGHFAAARLQKIRVNRFSIGFGPTLLKYQGSETEYAIRAIPLGGYVGFPDDDPESNIPLDDPNLLRNRPVLDRAIVISAGVIANLIFAYFLLVGQATTIGFQDIHYKSGVVVPQLLSTEESAAAKAGVKAGDIILKIDNLELDDSGKALENLRNTIQQSPNQTLELTIQRDAETVVLNVKPDIGQDGKGKIGVMLAPNGDIIRRHPSNVIEALTAGANEFQRIVQLTVQGFWQLISNFQENAQQVAGPVAIVAVGAELARNDLSNMFQFGALISINLAVINILPLPALDGGQLAFLTVEGVTGKPLPSKIQDGIMQTGLVLLLSLGVFIIVRDTINLAFFQNLFQ, from the coding sequence ATGTCAGTATTGGCAGCAATTTCAGTTGTACTTCTATTAATAGTAGTCCACGAGTTCGGTCATTTTGCAGCAGCACGGTTGCAGAAAATCAGAGTTAATCGTTTTTCCATCGGTTTTGGGCCTACTTTATTAAAATACCAAGGATCTGAAACAGAATACGCAATTCGAGCTATTCCTTTGGGGGGTTATGTAGGATTTCCTGATGATGATCCTGAAAGTAATATCCCTTTAGACGATCCTAATCTGTTACGTAATAGACCAGTATTAGACAGAGCAATTGTAATTAGTGCTGGGGTAATTGCCAACTTAATTTTTGCTTATTTCCTATTAGTCGGTCAAGCCACAACTATTGGGTTTCAAGATATCCATTATAAATCAGGAGTGGTAGTACCGCAGTTGTTAAGTACTGAGGAATCTGCTGCTGCTAAGGCTGGGGTTAAGGCTGGAGATATCATTTTAAAGATAGATAATCTGGAATTAGATGATTCTGGTAAGGCTTTGGAAAATCTGAGAAATACTATTCAACAGTCCCCTAATCAAACCTTAGAATTAACCATCCAACGAGACGCAGAAACAGTGGTTTTAAATGTTAAGCCAGATATCGGTCAAGATGGAAAAGGGAAGATTGGTGTGATGCTTGCACCCAATGGCGATATTATTCGTCGTCATCCAAGTAACGTTATTGAAGCTTTAACTGCTGGTGCTAACGAATTTCAAAGAATCGTACAATTAACTGTACAAGGATTTTGGCAATTAATTAGTAATTTTCAAGAAAATGCTCAACAGGTGGCAGGACCCGTTGCTATTGTTGCAGTTGGTGCAGAATTGGCTCGTAATGATTTGAGTAATATGTTTCAATTTGGAGCTTTAATTAGCATTAACCTGGCGGTGATTAATATTTTGCCCCTACCTGCTTTAGATGGTGGTCAACTAGCATTTTTAACCGTTGAAGGTGTGACAGGTAAACCTCTGCCTAGCAAGATACAAGATGGCATTATGCAGACAGGTTTAGTTTTGTTGCTGAGTTTAGGAGTTTTTATTATTGTCCGCGATACAATTAATTTGGCGTTTTTCCAGAATTTATTCCAGTAA
- a CDS encoding endonuclease III, with protein sequence MPDSKMSAKSGRTKVRKKTNKAPSQAKKKLSLDIFNLLTALYPDATCTLDYQTPVQLLVATILSAQCTDERVNKVTPALFAQYPDAAALASCDRDQLESLIRSTGFYRNKAKNIQGACQMIVSEFDGQVPQEMEQLLKLPGVARKTANVVSAHAFGNNQGVTVDTHVKRLSNRWGLTKSDNPLEIEKDLMALLPQSEWENYSIRTIYHGRAVCKARKPLCDICQLASLCPSAKEYISAINPVNSN encoded by the coding sequence ATGCCCGACTCTAAAATGAGTGCCAAATCTGGGAGAACTAAAGTTAGGAAAAAGACTAATAAAGCTCCCAGTCAGGCAAAAAAAAAGCTCTCTCTCGATATTTTCAATCTCCTAACGGCTTTATATCCTGATGCTACTTGTACCTTAGACTATCAGACTCCCGTGCAACTTTTGGTAGCTACCATTCTTTCTGCCCAATGTACTGATGAGCGGGTGAATAAAGTAACTCCTGCCCTATTTGCCCAATATCCTGATGCTGCTGCTTTAGCAAGTTGCGATCGCGATCAATTGGAATCTCTGATTCGTTCTACGGGTTTCTATCGTAATAAAGCCAAAAATATCCAGGGTGCTTGTCAAATGATTGTCTCTGAGTTTGATGGTCAAGTACCACAGGAAATGGAACAATTGTTAAAACTCCCTGGAGTTGCCCGTAAAACCGCTAATGTGGTCTCTGCCCATGCTTTTGGTAATAATCAAGGGGTAACGGTAGATACCCACGTAAAACGGCTGAGTAACCGTTGGGGATTAACTAAATCAGATAACCCCCTTGAGATTGAAAAGGATCTGATGGCTTTGTTACCTCAGTCGGAATGGGAAAATTATTCAATTCGTACTATTTATCACGGTAGGGCAGTTTGTAAGGCTCGTAAACCCCTGTGCGATATCTGTCAGCTAGCTTCTCTTTGTCCGTCGGCTAAAGAATATATTTCTGCCATTAATCCCGTAAATTCTAATTAA
- a CDS encoding cytochrome P450, with product MTTVTSPANKNKLPPTVKTPGIITIIQALLDQFGTLEKYQQKYGELFYSPKSSLFPPNVIFSNPKAIEQVFTADPNLFEVGTQSSAPVRVLLGDNSLVLLDGIKHKRHRKLLMPPFHGERMKSYGETMVEITKEVISQWQVGQTICIRDYTQEISLQIILKTIFGLDQGKRCYRLKEILVDWLEIFNSPLKSFFLFFPALQQDLGAITPWGRFLRLKRQIRDILQAECDRRRQDPDTMREDILSLLLEAKYEDGKGMSDEEIKDELMTMLFAGHETTASSLAWSFYWLHRRTEVGYRCQTELNSLRENIDFNEIIKLPYLDAVVSETLRLNPVVVFVNRQLKQPMELMGYHFEAGTSLLPSIYLTHQREDLYPQPKEFKPERFLTRQFSPYEFLPFGGGNRRCLGYAFALYEMKLVLATILSHVELELLDNRPLPFGRRGFTFTPAGGVKMRVKAIK from the coding sequence ATGACTACCGTAACTTCTCCTGCCAACAAAAACAAATTACCACCAACAGTTAAGACTCCTGGAATTATTACGATAATTCAAGCCTTATTAGATCAGTTTGGGACGTTAGAAAAATACCAACAAAAATATGGAGAATTATTTTATTCCCCTAAATCTTCCTTATTTCCTCCTAATGTAATTTTCAGCAACCCCAAAGCCATAGAACAAGTATTTACTGCTGATCCAAATTTATTTGAAGTAGGGACACAATCTAGCGCGCCTGTTAGAGTTTTATTAGGGGATAATTCTTTAGTCTTACTTGATGGTATTAAACACAAAAGACATCGAAAGTTACTAATGCCTCCTTTTCATGGGGAGAGAATGAAAAGTTACGGTGAGACTATGGTAGAAATAACTAAAGAAGTAATTTCCCAATGGCAAGTCGGTCAAACTATCTGTATTCGTGACTATACTCAAGAGATTTCCCTACAAATAATTCTTAAAACTATATTTGGCTTAGATCAAGGGAAAAGATGCTATCGCCTCAAAGAAATTTTAGTTGATTGGTTAGAGATTTTTAACTCGCCATTAAAATCATTTTTCCTCTTTTTCCCAGCCTTGCAGCAAGATTTAGGTGCTATAACTCCTTGGGGTAGATTTCTGAGGCTTAAACGCCAAATTAGAGACATCTTACAAGCAGAATGCGATCGCCGTCGCCAAGATCCCGACACCATGAGGGAAGATATTCTTAGTCTACTGCTTGAAGCCAAATATGAGGATGGAAAGGGAATGAGTGATGAGGAAATCAAAGATGAATTAATGACAATGTTATTTGCAGGACATGAAACTACAGCAAGTTCTTTAGCATGGTCTTTTTATTGGCTACATAGACGAACTGAAGTTGGTTATCGATGCCAAACTGAATTAAATTCCTTGAGGGAAAATATCGACTTTAACGAAATTATCAAGCTACCCTATCTCGATGCAGTAGTGTCGGAAACCTTAAGATTAAATCCTGTAGTAGTTTTTGTTAATCGTCAATTAAAACAACCAATGGAATTAATGGGATATCATTTTGAGGCAGGAACATCATTACTTCCCTCAATTTATCTAACTCATCAACGAGAAGATCTTTATCCCCAACCCAAAGAATTTAAACCAGAAAGATTTTTAACCAGACAATTTTCTCCCTATGAATTCTTGCCTTTTGGTGGCGGAAATCGTCGCTGTTTAGGTTATGCTTTTGCTTTATATGAAATGAAGTTAGTTTTAGCTACTATTTTATCTCACGTAGAACTAGAACTATTAGATAACCGTCCCTTGCCCTTTGGTCGTCGTGGTTTTACTTTCACGCCTGCGGGTGGGGTAAAAATGAGAGTTAAAGCGATAAAGTAA
- a CDS encoding cationic amino acid transporter, APC family protein: MKTDVEVNAAQVDSLKRVFGLPTLVIYGVGDILGAGIYAVIGKIAGLSGTLVWASFLTAMVVAAFTALSYAELGSRFPKSGGVAYFVHKAFRIDWLSVLVGWLMFCTCLVSMATLSKAFAGYLNAFAPAIPAWLIVLTLFAVLAFVNFRGMKESSALNIFCTFIEITGLIIVILVASFFLGGGGTVNPPTIPNTEAIGWVAVVQGAALAFYAFIGFEDIVNVAEEVKNPERNVPRAILMALAIAGVVYIIIAWLSVQVLNPSELAASEAPLLDVVRRAQPSFPQVVFTVIALFAVLNTTLLNFVTASRLLFGMAREGLLPAWLGKLHSRRGTPYRTLIIILPIAIFLALSGTLEFLAGTTATLILAMFCLVNISLLIIKRREPQSNGFRVPILIPAIALLFDLILVAFASSSSHVLALIFTAIGVVLIFLQKAIKKQIPNT, translated from the coding sequence ATGAAAACCGATGTAGAGGTTAATGCAGCACAAGTAGATTCCCTCAAACGAGTTTTTGGATTACCAACTTTAGTAATATATGGTGTTGGTGATATTTTAGGCGCAGGAATTTATGCAGTAATTGGTAAAATTGCTGGACTTTCTGGAACTTTAGTATGGGCTTCTTTTTTAACCGCAATGGTTGTAGCTGCCTTTACTGCTTTAAGTTATGCCGAACTTGGTAGTCGTTTTCCTAAAAGTGGCGGAGTTGCATATTTTGTTCACAAGGCGTTTCGTATAGACTGGCTTTCAGTATTGGTAGGCTGGTTAATGTTTTGTACCTGCTTAGTGTCAATGGCGACACTCTCCAAAGCCTTTGCTGGATATCTTAATGCTTTTGCCCCTGCTATTCCAGCTTGGTTGATTGTCTTGACGCTGTTTGCTGTGTTGGCATTTGTCAATTTTAGGGGGATGAAAGAATCTTCCGCCCTCAATATTTTCTGTACATTTATTGAGATTACAGGTTTAATTATTGTAATTTTAGTAGCCAGCTTCTTTTTGGGTGGTGGTGGTACAGTAAACCCCCCTACTATACCCAATACGGAAGCAATAGGATGGGTTGCAGTGGTACAAGGGGCAGCATTAGCTTTTTATGCTTTCATTGGCTTTGAGGATATTGTCAATGTTGCCGAAGAAGTAAAAAATCCTGAACGTAATGTTCCCAGGGCTATTCTAATGGCTTTAGCGATCGCTGGTGTAGTTTATATAATTATTGCCTGGTTATCGGTTCAGGTACTTAATCCCTCGGAATTAGCAGCTTCTGAAGCTCCACTACTCGATGTAGTACGTAGGGCGCAACCCAGTTTTCCCCAGGTAGTTTTTACAGTCATTGCTTTATTTGCCGTACTCAATACCACCTTACTTAATTTTGTCACTGCCTCACGCTTATTGTTTGGCATGGCAAGGGAAGGTTTATTACCAGCCTGGCTAGGAAAACTACATAGCCGTAGAGGTACACCTTATCGTACATTGATAATTATTTTACCAATTGCCATTTTTCTCGCACTTTCTGGCACTCTAGAATTTTTAGCAGGGACAACTGCTACTTTGATTTTGGCAATGTTTTGTTTAGTTAATATTTCATTGTTAATTATTAAACGGCGAGAACCACAAAGTAATGGATTTCGTGTTCCTATCTTGATTCCTGCGATCGCACTATTGTTTGATTTAATTTTAGTCGCCTTCGCCTCTAGTTCCAGTCACGTTTTGGCACTGATATTTACAGCTATTGGAGTGGTTTTAATCTTTCTGCAAAAGGCAATTAAGAAACAAATACCTAATACTTAA
- a CDS encoding RNA methyltransferase, TrmH family, group 3, translated as MKSKPRIAPKQQKRLSDRTTALESPAVDLDSQTTENLDLTYGRHAVLAALKGDRQINKLWVTDKLLAHGQFYPLIKEAKSNGTIVDEVDSRRLSQLTQGGNHQGIVAQVAPYIYWELEDLLTQAQQTTDPVLVIADGIEDPHNLGSIIRTAEALGVQGLIIPQRRAVGVTSTVMKVSAGALENLAIARVVNLNQAIIKLKEAGFWIYGTTADTDTLLHETNFSGSVALVVGSEGKGLSALTEKNCDQLVAIPLMGKTPSLNASVATAIALYEIFRQRQ; from the coding sequence ATGAAATCGAAACCTAGAATTGCCCCTAAGCAGCAAAAAAGACTGAGCGATCGCACGACCGCTTTAGAATCACCTGCTGTTGATCTTGATTCTCAAACCACGGAAAATTTAGATCTAACTTATGGTCGTCATGCGGTGTTAGCAGCCCTCAAAGGCGATCGCCAAATTAATAAACTGTGGGTAACAGATAAGTTGTTAGCTCATGGGCAGTTTTACCCTTTGATTAAAGAAGCTAAAAGCAACGGTACAATTGTTGACGAAGTTGATTCTCGTCGTCTATCTCAACTAACTCAAGGGGGAAATCATCAGGGAATTGTCGCCCAAGTTGCTCCTTATATTTATTGGGAATTGGAAGATTTATTAACTCAAGCCCAGCAAACTACTGATCCTGTTTTGGTTATTGCCGATGGTATTGAAGATCCCCATAATTTGGGATCAATTATTCGCACGGCTGAAGCTTTGGGGGTGCAAGGTTTGATTATTCCTCAAAGAAGGGCTGTAGGTGTAACCTCGACAGTTATGAAAGTTAGTGCTGGGGCATTGGAAAATTTAGCGATCGCTAGAGTTGTCAATCTTAATCAAGCAATTATTAAGTTAAAAGAAGCAGGTTTTTGGATTTATGGCACAACTGCCGACACTGACACTTTATTACATGAAACTAATTTTAGTGGGTCAGTAGCTTTAGTAGTAGGCTCGGAGGGAAAAGGTTTGAGTGCCTTAACTGAAAAAAATTGTGATCAGTTGGTGGCAATTCCTTTAATGGGTAAAACCCCTAGTCTTAATGCTTCAGTGGCAACCGCGATCGCTCTTTATGAAATATTTCGTCAACGACAGTAA
- a CDS encoding ribonuclease III → MNSPEANKKDNAPTDQAQTWVNYGVRLDSIPIIESNQIDRLSPIALAYIGDAVYELYVRTKFLLPPKRMTDYHNQVVTQVRAESQAIHLAILLPYFTDSEKEILRRGRNACATKPRRLDRKTYQQATGLEALIGYLHLTNPARLQELFTKLDFEAIN, encoded by the coding sequence GTGAATTCACCAGAGGCAAATAAAAAAGATAACGCGCCAACCGACCAGGCTCAAACTTGGGTTAATTACGGAGTAAGGCTAGATTCGATCCCCATTATTGAGTCAAATCAAATTGATAGACTCTCGCCGATCGCTTTGGCATATATTGGGGATGCTGTGTATGAACTTTATGTTCGCACTAAATTTTTACTTCCTCCTAAACGTATGACTGATTATCATAATCAAGTTGTTACTCAAGTAAGAGCCGAAAGTCAGGCGATCCATTTGGCAATTTTATTACCTTATTTCACTGACTCGGAAAAAGAAATTTTGCGCCGTGGACGTAATGCTTGTGCCACTAAACCACGTCGTTTAGATCGTAAAACTTATCAACAAGCCACTGGTTTAGAAGCTTTAATTGGCTATCTTCATTTAACTAACCCAGCACGTTTACAAGAGTTATTTACTAAATTGGATTTTGAGGCAATTAATTAG
- a CDS encoding anti-sigma-factor antagonist, producing MLIVTGIEVKVEEGIIPEQLNLTVSLRGTREVRENYQIFRLTGLLDAFSEPAFRKVIGNCIDEGPNNLILVLAQIDFIDSSGLGALVQLVKKAQTIGGSLQVVTNARVTQTVKLVRLEKFLSLQPSVEAALENIK from the coding sequence ATGCTTATTGTTACTGGAATAGAGGTTAAAGTTGAGGAGGGGATTATTCCTGAGCAGCTAAACCTGACTGTAAGCTTAAGAGGCACCCGTGAAGTCAGGGAAAATTATCAAATATTTCGTCTTACTGGATTACTAGATGCCTTTTCCGAACCAGCATTTCGTAAAGTTATCGGTAATTGTATAGACGAAGGACCAAACAACCTAATTTTGGTTTTAGCACAGATTGATTTTATCGATAGTTCTGGTTTGGGAGCTTTAGTACAATTGGTTAAAAAGGCTCAAACAATAGGTGGCAGCCTACAGGTTGTTACTAATGCACGAGTGACACAAACCGTAAAACTAGTTCGTTTAGAGAAGTTTCTTTCTCTTCAGCCTTCTGTAGAAGCAGCACTGGAAAATATAAAATAA
- the ugpB gene encoding sugar ABC transporter solute-binding protein, with amino-acid sequence MLIISWLTKFRKTSYSPKRNSLLLILAATLGLIIQLVILPAWTGQVITIKTLIRADEASLLQPLVSKFNQQHPNIKLQIVEAPSDSNQVEDLYTSSFLLGNSPYDLVYMDIVWTPKFAAAGWLTDITDFVSKADLESYLEADIAGGKYQNKLYRFPFRSDAGMLYYRQDLLTQAGYQPPQTFAELITIAKDLQKQGLAQWGYLWQGKQYEGLVAMFVEILQGNGAFWVNPASLEVGLDQAEAIEAVEFLTSAIALNISPPGVTTYAEEESRILFQNGKAVF; translated from the coding sequence ATGTTAATAATTAGTTGGTTAACTAAATTCCGTAAAACTAGCTACTCACCTAAGAGAAATTCTCTATTGCTGATTTTAGCTGCTACTTTGGGTTTAATCATACAGTTAGTAATTTTGCCAGCTTGGACGGGGCAAGTAATTACGATTAAAACTTTAATAAGAGCAGATGAAGCCTCTTTGTTGCAGCCTTTGGTTAGCAAATTCAATCAACAACATCCAAATATTAAATTGCAAATTGTCGAAGCACCTAGTGACAGTAACCAGGTAGAGGATTTATACACATCTTCCTTTTTATTGGGCAATTCCCCCTACGATTTAGTTTATATGGATATAGTGTGGACTCCTAAGTTTGCTGCTGCTGGATGGTTAACAGATATTACAGATTTTGTATCAAAGGCGGATCTAGAATCATATTTAGAAGCAGATATAGCTGGAGGCAAATATCAAAATAAACTATATCGTTTTCCTTTTCGCTCCGATGCAGGAATGCTTTATTACCGTCAAGATTTACTCACTCAAGCAGGATATCAACCCCCCCAAACCTTTGCAGAATTAATAACAATAGCTAAAGATCTACAAAAGCAGGGACTAGCCCAATGGGGTTACCTTTGGCAGGGTAAACAATATGAGGGATTAGTTGCCATGTTTGTCGAGATTTTGCAAGGAAATGGAGCTTTTTGGGTAAATCCAGCTTCTTTAGAAGTAGGTTTAGACCAAGCTGAAGCAATAGAAGCGGTAGAATTTCTCACCAGTGCGATCGCTCTTAATATTTCTCCCCCAGGTGTTACTACCTATGCTGAGGAAGAATCGCGTATATTATTTCAAAATGGTAAGGCTGTTTTTTAA
- a CDS encoding ABC transporter for sugars, solute-binding protein, whose product MAQESEIQGKYSIKPMVHAPGKNSGATLGGWGLGIASSSKHPQATWEVIKFLSSQESQREFVLATGFVPSRIALFNDPLIVAKYDYYPKLLDVVKSAALRPPIAQYAQASDILQRYLSAAITNKMTPKIAMEAAAKETRSLLAR is encoded by the coding sequence TTGGCACAAGAGTCTGAAATTCAAGGTAAATATAGTATAAAACCAATGGTTCATGCTCCAGGTAAAAATAGTGGGGCTACTTTAGGGGGATGGGGATTAGGTATTGCTAGTAGTAGTAAACATCCACAAGCAACTTGGGAAGTAATTAAATTTCTCAGTAGCCAAGAGTCACAACGGGAGTTTGTTTTAGCTACGGGATTTGTCCCCAGTCGCATCGCTTTATTTAATGATCCGCTTATTGTTGCCAAATATGACTATTACCCCAAGCTTTTAGATGTAGTTAAAAGTGCTGCTCTTCGCCCACCCATTGCACAATATGCTCAAGCTTCAGATATCTTACAACGTTATTTAAGTGCAGCCATCACCAATAAGATGACTCCAAAAATAGCTATGGAAGCTGCTGCTAAGGAAACTCGGAGTTTATTGGCAAGGTAG
- a CDS encoding sugar ABC transporter permease, which yields MNNKQEKLTGWILLLPALLILSLVFIYPIARAFWLSWFTQNLGTQLKPEFSGLSNYHRMLGDGRFWQSLYNTSIFTLISVILELLLGLGVALILNKSFFGRGVVRTIAIIPWALPTAIMGLAWVWIFNDQYGVVNDIFTRLGLINTGINWLGTPTLAMTALIVADVWKTTPFISIILLAGLQSISQDLYEAHKMDGASPWQSFCQITLPLLMPQILLALLFRFAQAFGIFDLVQVMTGGGPAGTTETVSIYIYSTVMRYLDFGYGAALVVVTFLLLILAVTITALLLKKVRI from the coding sequence ATGAATAATAAACAAGAAAAACTCACAGGTTGGATTTTACTATTACCTGCTTTACTTATTCTCAGCTTAGTTTTCATTTATCCCATTGCTAGAGCTTTTTGGCTAAGTTGGTTTACACAAAACCTGGGGACACAACTTAAACCAGAGTTTTCAGGGTTGAGTAATTATCATAGAATGCTTGGGGATGGTAGATTTTGGCAGAGTTTGTATAACACTTCGATCTTTACTCTCATTAGCGTCATTCTAGAATTACTATTGGGTTTGGGGGTGGCTCTGATTTTAAATAAATCTTTTTTTGGTCGGGGAGTTGTACGTACCATTGCCATTATTCCTTGGGCTTTGCCGACTGCTATTATGGGCTTGGCTTGGGTATGGATTTTTAATGATCAATATGGTGTGGTTAATGATATTTTTACCCGTTTAGGACTAATTAATACAGGAATTAATTGGTTAGGGACACCAACTTTAGCGATGACGGCTTTAATAGTTGCTGATGTTTGGAAAACCACGCCGTTTATTAGTATTATCTTGCTGGCAGGTTTACAGTCTATTTCTCAAGATTTATATGAAGCCCACAAGATGGATGGGGCAAGTCCTTGGCAAAGTTTTTGTCAAATTACTTTACCTTTATTAATGCCTCAAATTTTGCTCGCTTTACTATTTAGATTTGCTCAGGCTTTTGGAATCTTCGATTTAGTGCAGGTAATGACAGGCGGGGGCCCTGCTGGGACAACTGAAACAGTTTCTATTTATATTTATTCTACGGTGATGCGCTATTTAGATTTTGGCTATGGTGCAGCTTTAGTAGTTGTAACGTTTTTATTGCTGATTTTGGCTGTGACAATTACTGCTTTGTTACTTAAAAAGGTGCGTATTTAA